CACCTCAAGCACCTGGAGTTCCACCCGGAGCACGGGGGAAAGGCCCTCCCCGAGGCCTTGCGGTCCTGGATGGCCTCCTTCCCCAAGGAGCTCGTCCTAAAGGGCGTCCACTTCGCCCACGTGGGCCCCGTACCCTGGCTCCAGGAGTACGACGGCCTCTTCTACGCCCAGAACGAGGCCAAGACCTGGTGGTTCCTCACCCCCGAGTACGTGGAAAGGATGGGCTACCGCTACGGGGTCTACGGCCACACCCCCATGCCGGACGGCATCCTCCTCAAGGACCGCTTCGCCCTCATTGACGCCCTGGACCTGGGGGAGTACCTGGTCTTGGACCTCGAGGCCGACCCCCTAAGGCCCGAGGTGCGGCGCCTCCATGAGTAAGCTCGCCTCGCCCCAAGGCGTCCGCGCCCTCCTTGAGCGGCACGGGCTCTTCGCCGACAAGCGCTTCGGCCAGAACTTCCTGGTCTCGGAGGCTCACCTGCGCCGCATCGTGGAGGCGGCCCGGCCCTTCACCGGGCCCGTCTTTGAGGTGGGGCCGGGGCTTGGGGTCCTCACCCGGGCCCTCCTCGAGGCCGGGGCGGAGGTCACGGCCATAGAGAAGGACCTGCGCCTGAAGCCCGTCCTGCAGGAGACCCTTTCCGGCCTCCCGGTGCGCCTCGTCTTCCAGGACGCCCTCCTCTACCCCTGGGAGGAGGTGCCCCAGGGGAGCCTCCTCGTGGCCAACCTCCCCTACAACATCGCCACCCCCCTGGTCACCCGCCTCCTCAAGACCGGGCGCTTCGCCCGCCTCGTCTTCCTGGTGCAGAAGGAGGTGGCCGAGCGCATGACCGCAAGGCCCAAGACCCCGGCCTACGGGGTCCTCACCCTCCGGGTGGCCCACCACGCCGTGGCGGAGAGGCTCTTTGACCTCCCCCCTGGGGCCTTCTTTCCCCCGCCCAAGGTGTGGAGCAGCCTGGTGCGCCTCACCCCCACGGGCGCCCCGGACGACCCCGGCCTCTTCCGCCTCGTTGAGGCCGCCTTCTCCAAGCGGCGCAAGACCCTCCTCAACGCCCTGGCCGCGGCCGGCTACCCCAAGGCGCGGGTGGAGGAGGCCCTGAGGGCCTTGGGCCTACCCCCGGAGGTCCGGGCGGAGGCCTTGGACCTCGAGGCCTTCCGCCGGCTGAGGGAGGGCCTCGAGGGGGCGGTGTAGGCCCGCCTCCCTTCCCTACACCGCCCCTTCCCCTTCTGTGTAGCCCACCCCCTTGCGCCCCACCCTGGGGTGATAAGATGGGCGGGAAATGAGGCCGGCCCCTATGGGGCTTTGGGGACCGGTTTCGTGAAGAAAGGCACGAAAGGAGGGGACCTTGGCGCCGATCCAAGAGTACGTGGGCACGCTGGTCTACGTGGGGGTGGCCCTCTTCATCGGGGTGGCGGCCCTTTTGGTGGGGGCCCTCCTCGGCCCCAAGAAGCCCGGGCGGGCCAAGCTCATGCCCTACGAGTCGGGGAACGACCCCGCCGGGGAGGTGAAGCGCTTTCCCGTCCACTTCTACGTGGTGGCCATGCTCTTCATCCTCTTTGACGTGGAGGTGGCCTTCCTTTGGCCCTACGCCGTGAGCGCAGGGGGGCTTGGCCTCTACGGCTTTTTGGGGGTCCTGGCCTTCACCCTCCTCCTCTTCGTGGGCTTCCTCTACGAGTGGTGGAAGGGGGTGATGCGGTGGCACTGAAGGACCTCTTTGAGCGGGACGTCCAGGAGCTGGAGAGGGAGGGGATCCTCTTCACCACCCTGGAGAAGCTCGTGGCCTGGGGGCGGAGCAACTCCCTGTGGCCCGCCACCTTCGGCCTCGCCTGTTGCGCCATTGAGATGATGGCCTCCACGGACGCCCGCAACGACCTGGCCCGCTTCGGGAGCGAGGTCTTCCGCGCAAGCCCCCGCCAGGCGGACGTGATGATCGTGGCCGGGAGGCTTTCCAAGAAGATGGCCCCGGTGATGCGCCGGGTCTGGGAGCAGATGCCCGACCCCAAGTGGGTGATCTCCATGGGGGCCTGCGCGAGCTCGGGAGGCATGTTCAACAACTACGCCATCGTGCAGAACGTGGACTCCGTGGTGCCTGTGGACGTCTACGTGCCCGGCTGCCCCCCCAGGCCCGAGGCCCTGATCTACGCGGTGATGCAACTGCAGAAGAAGGTGCGGGGCCAGGCCTACAACGAGCGGGGGGAGAGGCTTCCCCCGGTGGCGGCCTGGAAGCGGGCGAGGGGGTGAGGCATGCGGCTAGAGCGCGTCCTGGAAGAGGCCCGGGCCAAAGGCTACCCCATAGAGGACAACGGCCTCGGCAACCTCTGGGTGGTCCTGCCAAGGGAGCGCTTCAAGGAGGAGATGGCCCGGTACAAGGAGATGGGCTTCAACTACCTGGCGGACATCGTGGGCCTGGACTACCTGACCTACCCGGAGAGGAAGCCCGAGCGCTTCGCCGTGGTCTACGAGCTCGTCTCCCTCCCGGGCTGGAAGGACGGGGACGGGAGCCGCTTCTTCGCCCGGGTCTACGTGCCCGAGGAGGACCCCAGGCTCCCCACGGTCACCGACCTCTGGGGGAGCGCCAACTTCCTGGAACGGGAGGTTTACGACATGTTCGGCATCGTCTTTGAGGGCCACCCCGACCTCCGCAAGATCCTCACCCCGGAGGACCTCGAGGGCCACCCCTTGCGCAAGGACTACCCCTTGGGGGAGACCCCCACCCTCTTCCGCGAGGGGCGGTACATCATCCCGGCGGAGTTCCGCGCCGCCCTCACCGGCAAGGACCCCGGCCTCACCTTCTACAAGGGCGGGAGCCGCAAGGGCTACAGGTCCCTTTGGGCCGACCTGAAGAAGGCCCGGGAGGTTAAAGGATGAGGGAAGAGTTCCTGGAGGAGATCCCCCTAGACGCCCCCCCGGAGGAGGCCAAGGAGCTCCGCACCGAGGTGATGACCCTGAACGTGGGCCCCCAGCACCCCTCCACCCACGGGGTACTCCGCCTCATGGTGACCCTCTCCGGGGAGGAGGTCCTGGAGGTGGTGCCCCACATCGGCTACCTCCACACGGGCTTTGAGAAGACCATGGAGCACCGCACCTACCTCCAGAACCTCACCTACACGCCCCGGATGGACTACCTCCACTCCTTCGCTCACGACCTGGCCTACGCCCTGGCGGTGGAGAAGCTGGTGGGGGCCGTGGTGCCCCCCCGGGCGGAAACCATACGGGTCATCCTGAACGAGCTTTCCCGCCTGGCGAGCCACCTGGTCTTCCTGGGGACGGGGCTTTTGGACCTCGGGGCCCTCACCCCCTTCTTCTACGCCTTCCGCGAGCGCGAAACCATCCTGGACCTCTTTGAGTGGGTCACGGGCCAGCGCTTCCACCACAACTACATCCGCATCGGCGGGGTGAAGGAAGACCTCCCCGAGGAGTTCGTCCCCGAGCTCAAGAAGTTCCTGGAGGTCATGCCCCACCGCATTGACGAGTACGAGGCCCTCTTCGCCGAAAGCCCCATCTTCTACGAGAGGGCCCGGGGCGTGGGGGTGATCCCGCCCGAGGTGGCCATCCATCTCGGCCTCACCGGGGGGTCCCTAAGGGCGAGCGGGGTGAACTACGACGTGCGCAAGGCCTACCCCTACTCGGGCTACGAGACCTACACCTTTGACGTGCCCCTGGGGGAGAGGGGGGACGTGTTTGACCGGATGCTCGTCCGCATCCGGGAGATGCGGGAATCGGTGAAGATCATCCGGCAGGCCCTGGAGCGCCTAGAACCGGGCCCCGTCCGCGACCCCAACCCCCAGATCACCCCGCCCCCCCGCCCCCTCCTGGAGACCTCCATGGAGGCGGTCATCTACCACTTCAAGCACTACACCGAGGGCTTCCACCCCCCCAAGGGGGAGGTCTACGTGCCCACGGAGTCGGCCCGGGGGGAACTCGGCTACTACATCGTCTCCGACGGCGGCTCCATGCCCTACCGGGTCAAGGTGCGGGCGCCGAGCTTCGTCAACCTGCAAAGCCTCCCCTATGCCTGCAAGGGGGAGCAGGTCCCCGACATGGTGGCCATCATCGCCAGCCTTGACCCCGTGATGGGGGACGTGGACCGCTAAGGGAGGGAAGATGGGGTTCTTTGACGACAAGCAGGACTTTCTGGAGGAGACCTTCGCCAAGTACCCGCCGGAAGGGCGCCGCGCCGCCATCATGCCCCTCCTTAGGCGGGTGCAGCAGGAGGAGGGCTGGATCCGGCCCGAGCGCATAGAGGAGATCGCCCGCCTCGTGGGCACCACCCCCACGGAGGTCATGGGGGTGGCGAGCTTCTACTCCTACTACCAGTTCGTGCCCACCGGGCGCTACCACCTCCAGGTCTGCGCCACCCTAAGCTGCAAGCTCGCCGGGGCCGAGGAGCTTTGGGACTACCTCACCGAGACCCTGGGCATCGGCCCGGGGGAGGTGACCCCGGACGGGCTTTTCAGCGTGCAGAAGGTGGAGTGCCTGGGAAGCTGCCACACCGCCCCCGTGGTCCAGGTGAACGACGAGCCCTACGTGGAGTGCGTGACCCGGGCGAGGC
This region of Thermus thermophilus genomic DNA includes:
- a CDS encoding metallophosphoesterase, which encodes MRVVALGDLHANFPLLWRILRREGLADEGFRPTEALRSGRVRLVLLGDLVHPKTPRDYARLIGLEAYDPEDPFHLRLAAGAQIRELFRLKAFQKEAGDHVTILLGNHEAALLEGSPILGNRHLKHLEFHPEHGGKALPEALRSWMASFPKELVLKGVHFAHVGPVPWLQEYDGLFYAQNEAKTWWFLTPEYVERMGYRYGVYGHTPMPDGILLKDRFALIDALDLGEYLVLDLEADPLRPEVRRLHE
- the rsmA gene encoding 16S rRNA (adenine(1518)-N(6)/adenine(1519)-N(6))-dimethyltransferase RsmA — protein: MSKLASPQGVRALLERHGLFADKRFGQNFLVSEAHLRRIVEAARPFTGPVFEVGPGLGVLTRALLEAGAEVTAIEKDLRLKPVLQETLSGLPVRLVFQDALLYPWEEVPQGSLLVANLPYNIATPLVTRLLKTGRFARLVFLVQKEVAERMTARPKTPAYGVLTLRVAHHAVAERLFDLPPGAFFPPPKVWSSLVRLTPTGAPDDPGLFRLVEAAFSKRRKTLLNALAAAGYPKARVEEALRALGLPPEVRAEALDLEAFRRLREGLEGAV
- a CDS encoding NADH-quinone oxidoreductase subunit A translates to MAPIQEYVGTLVYVGVALFIGVAALLVGALLGPKKPGRAKLMPYESGNDPAGEVKRFPVHFYVVAMLFILFDVEVAFLWPYAVSAGGLGLYGFLGVLAFTLLLFVGFLYEWWKGVMRWH
- a CDS encoding NuoB/complex I 20 kDa subunit family protein, giving the protein MALKDLFERDVQELEREGILFTTLEKLVAWGRSNSLWPATFGLACCAIEMMASTDARNDLARFGSEVFRASPRQADVMIVAGRLSKKMAPVMRRVWEQMPDPKWVISMGACASSGGMFNNYAIVQNVDSVVPVDVYVPGCPPRPEALIYAVMQLQKKVRGQAYNERGERLPPVAAWKRARG
- a CDS encoding NADH-quinone oxidoreductase subunit C, with amino-acid sequence MRLERVLEEARAKGYPIEDNGLGNLWVVLPRERFKEEMARYKEMGFNYLADIVGLDYLTYPERKPERFAVVYELVSLPGWKDGDGSRFFARVYVPEEDPRLPTVTDLWGSANFLEREVYDMFGIVFEGHPDLRKILTPEDLEGHPLRKDYPLGETPTLFREGRYIIPAEFRAALTGKDPGLTFYKGGSRKGYRSLWADLKKAREVKG
- the nuoD gene encoding NADH dehydrogenase (quinone) subunit D, whose protein sequence is MREEFLEEIPLDAPPEEAKELRTEVMTLNVGPQHPSTHGVLRLMVTLSGEEVLEVVPHIGYLHTGFEKTMEHRTYLQNLTYTPRMDYLHSFAHDLAYALAVEKLVGAVVPPRAETIRVILNELSRLASHLVFLGTGLLDLGALTPFFYAFRERETILDLFEWVTGQRFHHNYIRIGGVKEDLPEEFVPELKKFLEVMPHRIDEYEALFAESPIFYERARGVGVIPPEVAIHLGLTGGSLRASGVNYDVRKAYPYSGYETYTFDVPLGERGDVFDRMLVRIREMRESVKIIRQALERLEPGPVRDPNPQITPPPRPLLETSMEAVIYHFKHYTEGFHPPKGEVYVPTESARGELGYYIVSDGGSMPYRVKVRAPSFVNLQSLPYACKGEQVPDMVAIIASLDPVMGDVDR
- the nuoE gene encoding NADH-quinone oxidoreductase subunit NuoE, producing MGFFDDKQDFLEETFAKYPPEGRRAAIMPLLRRVQQEEGWIRPERIEEIARLVGTTPTEVMGVASFYSYYQFVPTGRYHLQVCATLSCKLAGAEELWDYLTETLGIGPGEVTPDGLFSVQKVECLGSCHTAPVVQVNDEPYVECVTRARLEALLAGLRAGKRLGEIELPGKCGHHVHEVEV